The following are from one region of the Pirellulaceae bacterium genome:
- a CDS encoding DUF2617 family protein, whose protein sequence is MSLTGCRPRIADMRFRLLGRTVHPELFTTCKCHRVQREHYAAQFCITVDGHYITWCSGKSVLTEVAGASTQPLPESERLLELPLRDREHSSLEVQGCKYTYDYQAEQVASEMFWNIHKQLEQSAHSHELIQLFNSSGRLPIGGLSFIHVESRMRTLSVQVIHTYPEDHLLVRSQSSFTCPAIKT, encoded by the coding sequence ATGAGTCTTACTGGTTGTCGTCCGCGTATTGCCGACATGCGATTTCGCTTGTTAGGGCGGACGGTACATCCCGAACTGTTCACGACCTGCAAGTGCCATCGCGTGCAGCGTGAGCACTATGCCGCGCAATTCTGCATCACTGTCGACGGCCACTACATTACTTGGTGCAGTGGCAAGAGTGTGCTGACGGAGGTCGCCGGGGCATCGACACAGCCCCTGCCTGAATCGGAGCGCCTGCTGGAGCTACCTCTACGCGACCGAGAGCATAGTTCGCTTGAGGTGCAGGGTTGCAAGTACACCTACGACTACCAAGCTGAACAGGTAGCCTCGGAAATGTTCTGGAATATTCATAAACAGTTAGAGCAATCGGCTCACAGTCACGAACTAATTCAACTGTTCAATTCCAGCGGCCGCCTACCTATTGGTGGGCTCAGTTTTATTCACGTCGAAAGTCGCATGAGAACATTGAGCGTCCAAGTCATTCACACCTACCCCGAAGACCATTTGCTGGTTCGCTCGCAATCCAGCTTCACTTGCCCAGCGATTAAGACGTAG
- a CDS encoding arylsulfatase, with amino-acid sequence MGRWGAGARPNHLSLNPLCRFLNVLGTPLQLALDTLVPLYKPYRRSLIGYCAAIIATCFAFPLLQASERSPNVLLIVADDLGFQELGCFGQQRIGTPHLDRLATQGMRLTQHYAGSPVCAPSRCVLMTGKHPGHAYIRNNSEAQPEGQLPLPDSQVTLAEVFQGCGYVTGAFGKWGLGGPDSTGEPLRQGFDRFFGYNCQRYAHTYYPDYLWNDRQRIGLDNHPPVPGHAGLEGADPADANSYRRFQGQDYAPLRIHQQALQFIRQHRDRPFFLYYPTTLPHLALQVPDAEVEPYRQLGWDDPPFTRERGGYTPHFTPRAAYAAMISLLDRFVGELLAELEACGLSDETIVIFTSDNGTTHVRDEVDYEFFQSVGPLRGLKGSLYEGGVRVPTIVRWPGHVPAGSSSDRLSGFEDWMSTLLDLIGQQPQLPDGTDGVSFAPTLLSQPQPDRDFLYREFSGYGGQQSIRVGDWKVVRQNISRRDATLELYNLADDIGESNNLAAQHPDIIQRLTTLMQQCHQPSDLFPLLPDRP; translated from the coding sequence ATGGGCCGTTGGGGGGCCGGTGCGAGGCCAAACCATTTGTCTCTGAACCCTCTGTGTCGCTTCCTGAATGTCCTGGGTACCCCGCTTCAGCTTGCACTGGACACGCTTGTCCCGCTCTACAAACCATATCGGAGGTCGTTGATCGGATATTGTGCCGCCATTATAGCGACCTGCTTCGCATTTCCATTGCTGCAAGCCTCCGAGCGTAGTCCCAATGTGTTGCTGATCGTAGCTGACGACCTGGGATTCCAAGAGCTGGGATGTTTTGGCCAGCAGCGCATTGGGACTCCACACCTCGACCGGCTGGCCACACAGGGCATGCGTTTGACGCAGCACTATGCTGGCAGTCCCGTGTGCGCGCCATCGCGGTGCGTATTGATGACTGGCAAGCATCCAGGCCATGCCTATATTCGCAACAACAGCGAAGCTCAACCAGAGGGACAATTGCCACTACCGGACAGTCAGGTCACGTTGGCCGAAGTCTTCCAGGGCTGTGGCTACGTTACGGGTGCGTTTGGCAAGTGGGGATTGGGCGGCCCTGATTCAACGGGTGAGCCGCTGCGGCAGGGTTTTGATCGCTTCTTCGGCTATAACTGCCAACGTTACGCTCACACTTATTACCCCGACTATCTGTGGAATGATCGACAGCGCATCGGGTTGGACAACCATCCGCCAGTTCCCGGTCATGCGGGCCTGGAGGGAGCCGATCCTGCCGATGCCAACAGTTACCGTCGCTTTCAGGGTCAGGATTATGCTCCGCTGCGCATCCACCAGCAAGCGCTGCAGTTCATCCGCCAGCATCGCGATCGACCATTCTTTCTGTATTACCCAACAACGTTACCGCACCTGGCGCTACAGGTACCGGATGCGGAAGTCGAGCCCTATCGACAGCTCGGCTGGGACGATCCTCCGTTTACTCGCGAGCGAGGCGGATACACACCTCATTTTACGCCACGTGCCGCTTATGCTGCCATGATTTCGCTACTGGACCGTTTTGTGGGCGAGCTGTTAGCCGAACTTGAGGCCTGTGGCCTGAGCGACGAGACGATCGTGATTTTTACTTCTGACAACGGTACAACCCATGTACGTGACGAAGTGGACTACGAATTCTTTCAGAGTGTTGGACCGTTACGCGGCTTGAAAGGATCGCTCTATGAAGGCGGCGTGCGCGTCCCCACCATCGTACGCTGGCCAGGTCACGTGCCGGCCGGCAGCAGCTCGGATCGCCTGAGCGGATTTGAAGATTGGATGTCAACGCTCCTAGATTTGATTGGACAACAACCACAACTGCCCGATGGCACAGACGGAGTTAGTTTCGCGCCCACGCTGCTGAGCCAACCGCAACCGGATCGCGACTTTCTGTACCGTGAGTTCTCAGGCTATGGGGGTCAGCAGTCGATTCGCGTCGGGGATTGGAAGGTTGTTCGTCAGAACATTAGCCGCCGTGACGCTACGCTTGAGTTGTACAACTTGGCGGACGACATTGGCGAAAGCAACAACCTCGCCGCCCAGCACCCCGACATCATCCAGCGATTGACCACTCTCATGCAGCAATGCCACCAACCATCGGATCTCTTCCCGCTCCTGCCTGACCGCCCCTGA